The Capsicum annuum cultivar UCD-10X-F1 chromosome 1, UCD10Xv1.1, whole genome shotgun sequence sequence TGTGAGTTAAGTCAACAAGGTCAAGTAAAAAAGAAACAAGAGAGTgccaaaaacaataataaaacagAAACCATAACAAAATAATCAAGGTACAAAGAATGAACGAAAATTACCTTAAAATAGGAAACAAATAAAAGTATACTTTTTGAGACTTCACAGAGAAACTAGAAATGATTCTGTGTGGGTGGGTGGGGGTTTGACTTGGTCTGTGAGGGGCAGAAAGAGACAATAGTGAAAACTGAAAGGGGACATGTTGCCAGTTGTTTTGGAGGGATGGATAATCAAAACGAGAAAATTTGGTTAATAAGGTTAGAATTAGCAAAATAGCCTCCttccattttatcattttaaaataaaacaaaaaataatttaagaaagaattggactataataatatattaaaaactgtaggacctatttataaatatgcttaaaacataaaattgtaactcattttttcaatttcaatttattttttccttctccttTCAAATTTGTAAGTTTTCTACTCTCCTTTAATATTagttctttctttttaaaaaaaaaaaagttttatatatatatgtaaccgGTCGGATCAATAATTAATCTGTCCGTGTATCAATCAAATCGATAATTAATTTGTCCATATATCGTTCGGATCGATAATCGATTTGTCGGATTGATAATTGATCTGTCCATATATCAGTCGGATCGATAATCGATTTGTCAATATATCGGTCGGATCGATAATAGATCTGTCACTCGTAAATTAGGTTTGAACTAATTTGTTAAGTGTGTAAAAGATTTTGGTGGAagaaattttgtttaaattttataagTTGGTGATTTGTGAACtaatttgtaatattaaaaacttataaataaattttaaatcacagataaatttaaatttttaaagtggatCATTTTCctagaaaaaatacttatagtctatttaattaaaaaatagacctGAAGAGGTCATTTAACAAAGAATATCAGTCAAAACAaacttaaaattagaaaaataggtAAATATAATCCTTATGCTACGTATTAACTTAATTTGGTATTTATTGTTCAGCTTCAAAATAACTTGATTGTTTAATCTTATAGagatttgttaaaaaaattctatttttgcccttcatttattattttttagttgatgATTTCAAAATGCTTAATTgctcatatttatgattttaatttaactttaaaaggacaaaagtgaaaagtgatatcCAATTTATGTTCTAATTACTTTTCCTTAATAAATATACATAGCCTCATAAATTAAGTTAGAAGTACATTCATAGAAGCAAACTACTCCGTCTGTTCGATTTTACAATTAGGGTCGTTttgtagagtgtattgaaaaacataatgcatgcattaattaatGTGTACTTCTAGTACCTTAATACAcatcattttttatgtattagtaatataaaGACTTTGAACAcgtgcattaacttattaaatgaccttaatacccctcaattttcttctcaaaatatttcacaattccttttcccaccattttaatttacaaaagtgaattttctcaaaacatttcactattcatttcccaccattttaattgACAATAATAAATAATTGGTTTAAATAACTccaacatatttttgctttgcttcgagggtctttaaaaagatttaaaaaaaatcttgagactatttcttaattttacttcttgtattttatttttgtttcgactatttTAGTTTGTCGGCGTAACATTTCATGCGCAAAGACGAAGGGcttgcaattaatcctaaacctctatatactagttcaacaatactagtTATGTTTAAGATGACAAAAGAACTTTGTTGAAAAAAACTGTACAAAGTcaaagaaggatatttttgtaaacaaacatttcttcTATAGAAATAATACaagatatattatttctaatacatcaaaccaaacaatatatAAGAAACAATATCAGAATAACTAATACAAACATacctaatacaagcattactaatacactatattccgcattgttcttatacactataccaaacgaccccttaaagtGACAAGTGAAAGTGAACGGATGGAGAATTTACAACTAAAGGTTCTCTTACATAAAATATTTCCTAACTAATTTACATTTATATTTACATCTACAATCTACATCAACATCTACATCTAAAACTCTACaacatattaaaagtgtgaagagtcttagaaatattgtttgaactttttgcccttcattaaaagtctttactttacacaaaatcatcttttcactaattttttttaatatttaatagtgaaaattaattaaatatatttatggtaaagcctttatttattaaaagtcatcaaaattaatgacaactatattttttttcattagtttaagaattctaaattaatttgactttaagaagatttgaaaaatctagaaataaatataaaaacgttagaataagaaaaattaagaaatatcaaATTACATTATCATTATACTAGAGTGTTAAGGATAtctaaaaagtgatttgaactttttacacttcattaaaaatctacataataaataaaattatttaattttaaataattaaacgttatacgtgcgagacacgtgcgattaactagtatatattaaaaatgtgaagaccattaaaaagtgatttgaactttttttacttcattaaaattctcttctttagacaaaattatctaacaaatatatattaaaaatatatttatgaggAAAGTTTTCTACTTTCAACAAAATTCCTAAATTTATGAATAAGATTCGATTGGgtacataatttttcaaaaaaaaaattataattcagtTGGTCCCCAATATTTAGGACACAATTTGATTATACTTGAAAGACACTTTTGAtttgaatataaaatttttaattccAAAAATACAAAGCTAACAATCGTTATAAACAGAATCacaagtttaaatttaaaaaaaaaataaagagaaaagaaaaaataagccCTCAAAATTACGTGGTTGATAGCTGTTTGATGCCTCTAAGAGCTCCTTGCTCCAATTTTCCTTGCTCTCTTGTTTTACTGATGTTATTATTCATCCATCCGTCTCTACAAACCAGAAGCTTATGAATGTTTGCTTGAATTAACATGAAATGGACAAAAGCCTGTCTTTAGGTGGAATTACCCACACATATTTAAACGATGAAGACGAAGTAACTTTCATTGGTTATTACCAGGTTTGCATCTATatactcctttttttttcttttacttttatatGGAATGAAAGTTCTTCGTCTTACTGTATATCTTAGGTCATTTTAATTAATACTTCCATCAAAACTTTTTAtcacatgttttttttttatcagttattttagggccttaaattttatcataatttgagTTGTCAATAAATATGGCGTTGTATTTCGTGTCAAAACACAACACTAATACATAAACCCTGTACTTTTAACTCACATAttgataatttaaatttttacaatCATCCTCTTCTATGCATGTTGGAGCAGACCTAACACAGATTATGTTCATCATTGGAGATAAAATGAGAAAGTAGATGAGATTGTCTTTCCCTAAATTCAGATATTCACTAAATATATTTCTATCGTCTTGCAATACTTTTTTTCCTTAGTGATTTTGCCTTGCCTAAGTACTCTAACCTGCTAGAGGATTATGATTATCCTTGTCTACGTACTAAAATATCTTTTCTCCTTAGTAATTAGTTTTTGTTTAGAAACGCCAAATCTGAGTTGTATAGAATGGTGGTTGGATTGATTATGTTGTATGGTATGGACATGACACAATTTCAGCTTATCGAAAGCATGAACTTAAATAGGAGGTTATAGAGGACCCGGAAGGTTTGTTTGATAGTTTAGTTAGCATTGTCtgcattttcttattattattagcaTCAATGATCAAACCAATAATAATTATGTGATAAGTGATAACTATCATGCCTCTTATGtccaagtgattttataaaattgaactcattaaagtaagGTATATGCGCGAGGCACGCACACCTAAACTAGTTACATTAAATGTCCGGTAGCTTTAGTTATTTATCTCACTtttaacttttttcctttttatttcttttctttttttctttttacccttttttgtggtttcattttttttatatgcttctttgtttatttaatttttttgtaaaattattttattttttatttttacaccaTAATCTAATTTacactcaatttttattttatatactcctttcttttttttcttgtttatttttgtattttatatactcctttttttttctttctctttcttttatcttgtttatttctttattcatatattttttctctacttctctttttctttttttcttcttttatttttctgtttttttttctttattgattccttctaatttatttttttaattttctctttattttttaatttctttatttcttgttcttttttttttctttttttttttttttttttcttttttcttttttttttttctcatttttcattcatttttctcaaatcaCTAGTTTAAatgcacgtgcctcgcacgtgtaatttaatgaaatgtaaaaaatttaaacTACTTCTCAAAAGTCCTTCACCCTTCAATATAATAacgtaaacataacatatattttattgtaagcacatatatattttatcatcaaaagtttcaagtggttaatgaacttttgcgtttgtcatgcagtatCTTTTTTTCTTGCGGCTAGGATCTTCATATTATATTACGACCCAAAGTGTGGATGATAcctcatctcaaatgaaggttgatgaaaaGATGGAAGATATTTCCTGGTGTTACCACATACCTATTTATGACAATAATCTT is a genomic window containing:
- the LOC124891515 gene encoding uncharacterized protein LOC124891515, which encodes MDKSLSLGGITHTYLNDEDEVTFIGYYQYLFFLRLGSSYYITTQSVDDTSSQMKVDEKMEDISWCYHIPIYDNNLQEEEDAPSELKKGVKTIIDPLKEVNLCTNDDTRPTYCF